From Xiphophorus hellerii strain 12219 chromosome 6, Xiphophorus_hellerii-4.1, whole genome shotgun sequence, the proteins below share one genomic window:
- the LOC116720954 gene encoding E3 ubiquitin-protein ligase TRIM21-like: MSSGSSRRSEDQFLCSICLDVFTDPVSTPCGHNFCKTCITQHWDRDVRCQCPLCKKEFKTRPELEVNTFIKEMVDQFRCEAQQEASSSSEQQAAKPGEVPCDVCTGPKLKALKSCMVCLTSYCQTHLEPHLTAPRLKKHQLMEPVENLEDRMCLQHDKPLELFCRNDQTCVCLVCPVLDHKNHELVPLREESEGKKAELRKTEAEVQEMIQERRLKIQEIRESVKISKDAADREKAEGVQVFRALIESAERGLKELLKEIQDKQETTEKQAEDFIRDLEQEISELKKRSSEVKQLSQDEDHLHLLQSFSSLKDAPPTKTWTEVRVHPPSHEGTVVRAVALFKLNLREKMKKMMEAELKRVQQFAVDVTLDPDTAHPNLILSDDRKQVYCGDKAKKLPDNPERFTKCVNVLGQQSFSSGRFYFEVQVKGKTKWTLAVVRESVDRKGDTILRPQNGFWAVGLRNGYGYLAFAGPPVRLHLHPGPQKVGVFVDYEEGLVSFYDVDAAALIYSFTGCCFKEKLYPFFSPSLSDGGKNSAPLIICPVDQADDEEDDDG, translated from the coding sequence ATGTCTTCTGGCAGCAGCCGGCGGTCTGAGGATCAGTTTCTGTGCTCCATCTGTCTGGATGTGTTCACTGATCCAGTCAGCACACCATGTGGACACAACTTCTGCAAGACCTGCATCACTCAGCACTGGGACAGAGATGTTAGATGTCAGTGTCCTTTATGTAAGAAGGAGTTCAAGACGAGACCTGAGCTGGAAGTCAACACCTTCATCAAAGAGATGGTTGATCAGTTCAGATGTGAAGCTCAGCAGgaagccagcagcagctcagagcaACAAGCTGCCAAGCCAGGAGAAGTTCCCTGTGACGTCTGCACTGGACCCAAACTGAAGGCCCTGAAGTCCTGCATGGTGTGTCTGACCTCCTACTGCCAGACTCACCTGGAGCCTCACCTGACCGCTCCACGTCTGAAGAAACATCAGCTGATGGAGCCGGTGGAGAACCTGGAGGACAGGATGTGTCTGCAGCACGATAAACCTCTGGAGCTGTTCTGTAGGAACGACCAGACATGCGTCTGCTTGGTCTGTCCTGTTTTAGACCACAAGAACCACGAGCTGGTTCCTCTGAGAGAAGAATCTGAAGGAAAGAAGGCAGAGCTGAGGAAGACGGAGGCTGAAGTTCAGGAGATGATCCAGGAGAGACGACTGAAGATCCAGGAGATCAGAGAGTCGGTGAAGATCAGTAAAGATGctgcagacagagagaaagcagAAGGTGTTCAGGTCTTCAGGGCTCTGATAGAGTCTGCTGAGAGAGGCCTGAAGGAGCTCCTCAAGGAGATCCAAGACAAACAGGAAACTACAGAGAAACAGGCTGAAGACTTCATCAGAGATCTGGAACAGGAGATCTCTGAGCTGAAGAAGAGGAGCTCTGAGGTCAAGCAGCTCTCACAGGATGAAGatcacctccacctcctccaaaGCTTCTCCTCCCTGAAAGATGCTCCACCCACCAAGACCTGgacagaggtcagagttcatccaCCATCACATGAGGGGACTGTGGTGAGAGCTGTGGCTCTGTTTAAGTTGAATCTGAGggagaagatgaagaagatgatgGAGGCTGAGCTGAAGAGGGTCCAGCAGTTTGCAGTGGATGTGACTCTGGATCCTGATACGGCTCATCCTAACCTCATCCTGTCTGATGATAGAAAACAAGTTTACTGTGGGGACAAAGCGAAGAAACTTCCAGACAATCCAGAGAGATTTACTAAATGTGTTAATGTTTTAGGACAGCAGAGTTTCTCTTCAGGCAGATTTTACTTTGAGGTTCAGgttaaaggaaaaactaaatggACTTTAGCAGTGGTTAGAGAGTCTGTTGACAGGAAGGGAGACACCATTCTGAGGCCTCAGAACGGTTTCTGGGCTGTTGGGTTGAGAAATGGATATGGGTACTTAGCTTTTGCTGGACCTCCAGTCCGTCTCCATCTCCATCCTGGTCCTCAGAAGGTGGGGGTGTTTGTGGATTATGAGGAGGGTCTGGTCTCCTTCTATGATGTAGATGCTGCAGCTCTGATCTACTCCTTTACTGGCTGCTGCTTCAAGGAGAAACTCTACCCATTCTTTAGTCCCAGCCTTAGTGATGGAGGTAAAAACTCTGCTCCTCTGATCATCTGTCCTGTTGATCAggctgatgatgaagaagatgatgatGGATGA
- the smg7 gene encoding nonsense-mediated mRNA decay factor SMG7 isoform X2: MNLCAQYLRQAEALKADMTDSKLGAAEVWTSRQALQDLYQKMLVTDLEYALDKKVEQDLWNHAFKNQITTLQSQAKNRANPNRSEVQANLSLFLEAASGFYTQLLQELCTVFNVDLPCRVRSSQLGIISNRQGGGGAIVTPQPSSCSYICQHCLVHLGDIARYRNQTSQAESYYRHAAQLVPSNGQPYNQLAILASSKGDHLTTIFYYCRSIAVKFPFPAASTNLQKALSKALESRDDVKTKWSVSDFIKAFIRFHGHVYLSKSLDKLDALREKLEEQFQRLILQKAFSSQQLVHITVINLFELHHLRDLTADGGEPSGAEQQVSWFQLLGLFMSFLGVMCGRILLNKTRGEDIMGECPLPAIKLSLDWLKLRTSIFQEAAVENRKYVWPWLVSILNSFQPREEDLSSSSALPLPEEFELQGFLALRPALRCLDFTKGHQGILVDRDGLPVHARHQRLVALGKWVADSQPGLIRCQVNEDGLLLFLTDIPEEAVQEPQEKEAPVLQESSNGEQTLNDGGNSGLKSVLSAGKTQSSWSDGNERPVVTFKENIKPREQSREPGRNQLPKELSKERRDFPKGNGTAAAKMEPKRDGKRKSEVKKAAHEKAADVGKQVKAQTELRKTPVSEVKKTPVTQTQSTGSSQFIPIHHPGAFPPLPSRPSFPPSAYVIPPPVAFPGIQVNPGFTFPAGVSVPASFLQSAVHQQAGGQAGKQSHIPYSQQRPSGPGASGQGPGPLGQVPSAQQQQPSPQQALQQSVQLQVQALGQQQQSPTKPGQQGGMGKSPPHHPGLQQFMQVQDQPALWSQSQAALQKLSPLQMSMKQQQQFFMVDPDALKLYEQQLPGPQPHISNMDKKMKFPDVKMQDFYWEPSYRMDRMGEGLALMAERMKRAPPAGMCAELEGPAGPRGPSFELPSQSRMESSQEAVSQSSSLLPSAGFPMQDFTQNSIFSQAYGKNLPPSSKADAPMMQQEPSLYSLFEGNPWSPSLPASSDHSTPASQSPHSSNPSSLPSSPPTHNHGAASFSNFGPIGTPDSRDRRVVDRWKAEKPGTGFGLDYLPAAASAAPPDSSWHQAGSAGSSWTNQESPMEESSSTVLLDSLKSIWSSSMMQPGPSALEQLLLQQKQKLQRGHGAMNPPH, from the exons ATGAACCTCTGCGCCCAGTACCTGCG CCAGGCTGAGGCCCTGAAGGCTGACATGACAG ACTCCAAGCTGGGGGCAGCAGAGGTGTGGACGTCCCGCCAGGCACTGCAGGACCTCTACCAGAAGATGCTGGTGACGGACCTGGAGTACGCTCTGGACAAGAAGGTGGAGCAGGACCT GTGGAACCACGCCTTCAAGAACCAGATCACCACGCTGCAGAGCCAGGCCAAGAACCGGGCCAACCCGAACCGCAGCGAGGTCCAGGCCAACCTGTCGCTGTTCCTGGAGGCCGCCAGCGGCTTCTACACCCAG ctgctgcaggagctCTGCACCGTCTTCAACGTGGACCTGCCGTGCCGGGTCCGATCGTCTCAGCTCGGCATCATCAGCAACCGGCAGGGCGGCGGCGGCGCCATCGTCACGCCGCAGCCCAGCTCCTGCTCCTACATCTGCCAGCACTGCCTGGTCCACCTGGGAGACATCG CTCGCTACCGGAACCAGACCAGCCAGGCGGAGTCGTACTACCGACACGCGGCCCAGCTGGTTCCGTCCAACG GTCAGCCCTACAACCAGCTGGCCATCCTGGCCTCCTCTAAAGGCGATCACCTCACCACCATCTTCTACTACTGCCGCAGCATCGCCGTCAAGTTCCCCTtccctgctgcctccaccaACCTGCAGAAGGCCCTGTCCAAGGCCCTGGAGAG CCGCGACGACGTGAAAACCAAGTGGAGTGTTTCTGATTTCATCAAAGCCTTCATCCGGTTCCACGGACACGTCTACCTGAGCAAGAGTCTGGACAAGCTGGACGCTCTGCGGGAGAAACTGGAGGAGCAGTTCCAG AGGCTGATCCTGCAGAAAGCCTTCAGCTCCCAGCAGCTGGTCCACATCACCGTCATCAACCTGTTTGAGCTGCATCACCTCAGAGACCTGACGGCCGACGGCGGAGAGCCGAGCGGCGCCGAGCAGCAGGTCAGCTGGTTCCAGCTGCTCGGACTCTTCA TGTCCTTCCTGGGTGTGATGTGCGGCCGGATTCTGCTCAATAAGACCCGGGGGGAGGACATCATGGGGGAGTGTCCTCTGCCGGCCATCAAGTTGTCTCTGGATTGGCTGAAGCTGAGGACCAgcatcttccaggaagctgccGTGGAGAACAGGAAGTA CGTCTGGCCGTGGCTGGTGTCCATCCTCAACAGCTTCCAGCCCAGGGAGGAAGACCTGTCCTCTTCCTCAG CGCTGCCGCTGCCGGAGGAGTTTGAGCTGCAAGGCTTCCTGGCGCTGCGTCCGGCTCTGCGCTGCCTGGACTTCACCAAAGGTCACCAGGGCATTCTGGTGGACCGGGACGGCCTGCCGGTCCACGCCCGCCACCAGCGCCTCGTTGCTCTGGGGAAGTGGGTCGCCGACAGTCAGCCAGG GCTGATCCGGTGCCAGGTGAACGAGGACggcctgctcctcttcctcaccgaCATCCCGGAGGAGGCCGTCCAGGAGCCGCAGGAGAAGGAGGCCCCGGTGCTGCAGGAGTCGTCCAACGGCGAGCAGACGCTGAACGACGGCGGGAACTCGGGCCTGAAGTCGGTGCTGTCCGCCGGGAAGACCCAGAGCTCCTGGTCCGACGGCAACGAGCGGCCCGTCGTCACCTTCAAGGAGAACATCAAGCCCAGGGAGCAGAGCCGGGAACCGGGCCGGAACCAGCTGCCGAAAGAGCTCAGCAAGGAGCGCCGCGACTTCCCCAAGGGCAACGGCACGGCCGCCGCCAAGATGGAGCCCAAGAGGGACGGGAAGAGGAAGAGCGAGGTGAAGAAGGCCGCGCACGAGAAAGCAGCCGACGTCGGGAAGCAG GTGAAGGCTCAGACGGAGCTGAGAAAGACTCCGGTGTCAGAGGTCAAGAAGACTCCGGTCACACAGACCCAGAGCACCGGATCATCCCAGTTCATCCCCATCCATCACCCCGGAGCCTTCCCACCGCTGCCCAGCAGACCCA GTTTCCCGCCCTCGGCCTACGTGATCCCGCCCCCGGTGGCGTTTCCAGGAATCCAGGTGAATCCGGGTTTCACCTTCCCTGCCGGAGTGTCCGTCCCCGCTTCCTTCCTGCAGTCGGCCGTCCACCAGCAGGCGGGCGGCCAGGCCGGGAAGCAGTCCCACATTCCCTACAGCCAGCAGAGGCCGTCAGGGCCGGGGGCCTCGGGCCAGGGGCCGGGGCCCCTGGGCCAGGTCCCCTcggcccagcagcagcagccgtcCCCCCAGCAGGCCCTGCAGCAGTCGGTGCAGCTGCAGGTCCAGGCCCTCGGCCAGCAGCAGCAATCCCCCACCAAGCCGGGGCAGCAGGGCGGGATGGGCAAGAGTCCGCCGCACCACCCAGGGCTGCAGCAG TTCATGCAGGTCCAGGACCAGCCGGCCCTGTGGAGCCAGTCCCAGGCAGCGCTGCAGAAGCTTTCCCCCCTGCAGATGTccatgaagcagcagcagcagttcttCATGGTGGACCCGGACGCCCTGAAGCTGTATGAACAGCAGCTGCCGGGCCCCCAGCCTCACATCTCCAACATGGACAAGAAGATGAAGTTCCCTGACGTTAAGATGCAGGACTTCTACTGGGAGCCGTCGTACCGCATGGACCGGATGGGGGAGGGGCTGGCCCTGATGGCGGAGCGCATGAAGAGGGCCCCGCCTGCTGGGATGTGTGCGGAGCTGGAGGGCCCCGCGGGGCCCCGTGGGCCTTCATTTGAG CTGCCCAGCCAGAGCAGGATGGAGAGCAGCCAGGAGGCCGTCAGCCAGTCGTCCTCTCTGCTGCCCAGCGCCGGCTTCCCCATGCAG gatTTCACCCAGAACAGCATCTTCAGTCAGGCGTACGGTAAAAACCTGCCGCCCAGCTCCAAAGCCGACGCTCCCATGATGCAACAGGAGCCCTCCCTGTACTCCCTGTTCGAGGGAAACCCCTGGTCCCCCTCCCTCCCTGCTAGCTCAG ACCACTCCACCCCGGCCAGCCAATCCCCTCACTCCTCCAACCCCAGCAGCCTGCCCTCCTCCCCCCCCACCCATAACCACGGAGCTGCGTCCTTCTCCAACTTCGGGCCCATAGGCACTCCGGACAGCCGGGACCGGCGGGTGGTGGACCGATGGAAAGCCGAGAAACCGG GGACCGGCTTCGGCCTGGACTACCTCCCAGCTGCTGCCTCCGCCGCACCGCCCGACTCCAGCTGGCATCAGGCCGGCTCGGCGGGGAGCtcctggaccaatcaggagtcTCCCATGGAGGAGTCGTCCTCCACCGTGCTGCTGGACAGCCTGAAG TCCATCTGGTCCAGCTCCATGATGCAGCCCGGCCCGTCGGCGCTGgagcagctcctcctgcagcagaagcagaagcTGCAGCGAGGCCACGGCGCCATGAACCCGCCGCACTGA
- the smg7 gene encoding nonsense-mediated mRNA decay factor SMG7 isoform X1 gives MNLCAQYLRQAEALKADMTDSKLGAAEVWTSRQALQDLYQKMLVTDLEYALDKKVEQDLWNHAFKNQITTLQSQAKNRANPNRSEVQANLSLFLEAASGFYTQLLQELCTVFNVDLPCRVRSSQLGIISNRQGGGGAIVTPQPSSCSYICQHCLVHLGDIARYRNQTSQAESYYRHAAQLVPSNGQPYNQLAILASSKGDHLTTIFYYCRSIAVKFPFPAASTNLQKALSKALESRDDVKTKWSVSDFIKAFIRFHGHVYLSKSLDKLDALREKLEEQFQRLILQKAFSSQQLVHITVINLFELHHLRDLTADGGEPSGAEQQVSWFQLLGLFMSFLGVMCGRILLNKTRGEDIMGECPLPAIKLSLDWLKLRTSIFQEAAVENRKYVWPWLVSILNSFQPREEDLSSSSALPLPEEFELQGFLALRPALRCLDFTKGHQGILVDRDGLPVHARHQRLVALGKWVADSQPGLIRCQVNEDGLLLFLTDIPEEAVQEPQEKEAPVLQESSNGEQTLNDGGNSGLKSVLSAGKTQSSWSDGNERPVVTFKENIKPREQSREPGRNQLPKELSKERRDFPKGNGTAAAKMEPKRDGKRKSEVKKAAHEKAADVGKQVKAQTELRKTPVSEVKKTPVTQTQSTGSSQFIPIHHPGAFPPLPSRPSFPPSAYVIPPPVAFPGIQVNPGFTFPAGVSVPASFLQSAVHQQAGGQAGKQSHIPYSQQRPSGPGASGQGPGPLGQVPSAQQQQPSPQQALQQSVQLQVQALGQQQQSPTKPGQQGGMGKSPPHHPGLQQFMQVQDQPALWSQSQAALQKLSPLQMSMKQQQQFFMVDPDALKLYEQQLPGPQPHISNMDKKMKFPDVKMQDFYWEPSYRMDRMGEGLALMAERMKRAPPAGMCAELEGPAGPRGPSFEDKSSPFLPPDLLKTLADLEEDEELIFAKPPDFFQALAGPLSSAPGPNIFLPSQSRMESSQEAVSQSSSLLPSAGFPMQDFTQNSIFSQAYGKNLPPSSKADAPMMQQEPSLYSLFEGNPWSPSLPASSDHSTPASQSPHSSNPSSLPSSPPTHNHGAASFSNFGPIGTPDSRDRRVVDRWKAEKPGTGFGLDYLPAAASAAPPDSSWHQAGSAGSSWTNQESPMEESSSTVLLDSLKSIWSSSMMQPGPSALEQLLLQQKQKLQRGHGAMNPPH, from the exons ATGAACCTCTGCGCCCAGTACCTGCG CCAGGCTGAGGCCCTGAAGGCTGACATGACAG ACTCCAAGCTGGGGGCAGCAGAGGTGTGGACGTCCCGCCAGGCACTGCAGGACCTCTACCAGAAGATGCTGGTGACGGACCTGGAGTACGCTCTGGACAAGAAGGTGGAGCAGGACCT GTGGAACCACGCCTTCAAGAACCAGATCACCACGCTGCAGAGCCAGGCCAAGAACCGGGCCAACCCGAACCGCAGCGAGGTCCAGGCCAACCTGTCGCTGTTCCTGGAGGCCGCCAGCGGCTTCTACACCCAG ctgctgcaggagctCTGCACCGTCTTCAACGTGGACCTGCCGTGCCGGGTCCGATCGTCTCAGCTCGGCATCATCAGCAACCGGCAGGGCGGCGGCGGCGCCATCGTCACGCCGCAGCCCAGCTCCTGCTCCTACATCTGCCAGCACTGCCTGGTCCACCTGGGAGACATCG CTCGCTACCGGAACCAGACCAGCCAGGCGGAGTCGTACTACCGACACGCGGCCCAGCTGGTTCCGTCCAACG GTCAGCCCTACAACCAGCTGGCCATCCTGGCCTCCTCTAAAGGCGATCACCTCACCACCATCTTCTACTACTGCCGCAGCATCGCCGTCAAGTTCCCCTtccctgctgcctccaccaACCTGCAGAAGGCCCTGTCCAAGGCCCTGGAGAG CCGCGACGACGTGAAAACCAAGTGGAGTGTTTCTGATTTCATCAAAGCCTTCATCCGGTTCCACGGACACGTCTACCTGAGCAAGAGTCTGGACAAGCTGGACGCTCTGCGGGAGAAACTGGAGGAGCAGTTCCAG AGGCTGATCCTGCAGAAAGCCTTCAGCTCCCAGCAGCTGGTCCACATCACCGTCATCAACCTGTTTGAGCTGCATCACCTCAGAGACCTGACGGCCGACGGCGGAGAGCCGAGCGGCGCCGAGCAGCAGGTCAGCTGGTTCCAGCTGCTCGGACTCTTCA TGTCCTTCCTGGGTGTGATGTGCGGCCGGATTCTGCTCAATAAGACCCGGGGGGAGGACATCATGGGGGAGTGTCCTCTGCCGGCCATCAAGTTGTCTCTGGATTGGCTGAAGCTGAGGACCAgcatcttccaggaagctgccGTGGAGAACAGGAAGTA CGTCTGGCCGTGGCTGGTGTCCATCCTCAACAGCTTCCAGCCCAGGGAGGAAGACCTGTCCTCTTCCTCAG CGCTGCCGCTGCCGGAGGAGTTTGAGCTGCAAGGCTTCCTGGCGCTGCGTCCGGCTCTGCGCTGCCTGGACTTCACCAAAGGTCACCAGGGCATTCTGGTGGACCGGGACGGCCTGCCGGTCCACGCCCGCCACCAGCGCCTCGTTGCTCTGGGGAAGTGGGTCGCCGACAGTCAGCCAGG GCTGATCCGGTGCCAGGTGAACGAGGACggcctgctcctcttcctcaccgaCATCCCGGAGGAGGCCGTCCAGGAGCCGCAGGAGAAGGAGGCCCCGGTGCTGCAGGAGTCGTCCAACGGCGAGCAGACGCTGAACGACGGCGGGAACTCGGGCCTGAAGTCGGTGCTGTCCGCCGGGAAGACCCAGAGCTCCTGGTCCGACGGCAACGAGCGGCCCGTCGTCACCTTCAAGGAGAACATCAAGCCCAGGGAGCAGAGCCGGGAACCGGGCCGGAACCAGCTGCCGAAAGAGCTCAGCAAGGAGCGCCGCGACTTCCCCAAGGGCAACGGCACGGCCGCCGCCAAGATGGAGCCCAAGAGGGACGGGAAGAGGAAGAGCGAGGTGAAGAAGGCCGCGCACGAGAAAGCAGCCGACGTCGGGAAGCAG GTGAAGGCTCAGACGGAGCTGAGAAAGACTCCGGTGTCAGAGGTCAAGAAGACTCCGGTCACACAGACCCAGAGCACCGGATCATCCCAGTTCATCCCCATCCATCACCCCGGAGCCTTCCCACCGCTGCCCAGCAGACCCA GTTTCCCGCCCTCGGCCTACGTGATCCCGCCCCCGGTGGCGTTTCCAGGAATCCAGGTGAATCCGGGTTTCACCTTCCCTGCCGGAGTGTCCGTCCCCGCTTCCTTCCTGCAGTCGGCCGTCCACCAGCAGGCGGGCGGCCAGGCCGGGAAGCAGTCCCACATTCCCTACAGCCAGCAGAGGCCGTCAGGGCCGGGGGCCTCGGGCCAGGGGCCGGGGCCCCTGGGCCAGGTCCCCTcggcccagcagcagcagccgtcCCCCCAGCAGGCCCTGCAGCAGTCGGTGCAGCTGCAGGTCCAGGCCCTCGGCCAGCAGCAGCAATCCCCCACCAAGCCGGGGCAGCAGGGCGGGATGGGCAAGAGTCCGCCGCACCACCCAGGGCTGCAGCAG TTCATGCAGGTCCAGGACCAGCCGGCCCTGTGGAGCCAGTCCCAGGCAGCGCTGCAGAAGCTTTCCCCCCTGCAGATGTccatgaagcagcagcagcagttcttCATGGTGGACCCGGACGCCCTGAAGCTGTATGAACAGCAGCTGCCGGGCCCCCAGCCTCACATCTCCAACATGGACAAGAAGATGAAGTTCCCTGACGTTAAGATGCAGGACTTCTACTGGGAGCCGTCGTACCGCATGGACCGGATGGGGGAGGGGCTGGCCCTGATGGCGGAGCGCATGAAGAGGGCCCCGCCTGCTGGGATGTGTGCGGAGCTGGAGGGCCCCGCGGGGCCCCGTGGGCCTTCATTTGAG GACAAGAGCTCGCCCTTCCTCCCTCCTGACCTGTTAAAAACTCTAGCAGACctggaggaggacgaggagctGATCTTTGCTAAGCCTCCTGATTTCTTCCAGGCCCTGGCCGGCCCTCTTAGCTCTGCTCCCGGACCAAATATCTTT CTGCCCAGCCAGAGCAGGATGGAGAGCAGCCAGGAGGCCGTCAGCCAGTCGTCCTCTCTGCTGCCCAGCGCCGGCTTCCCCATGCAG gatTTCACCCAGAACAGCATCTTCAGTCAGGCGTACGGTAAAAACCTGCCGCCCAGCTCCAAAGCCGACGCTCCCATGATGCAACAGGAGCCCTCCCTGTACTCCCTGTTCGAGGGAAACCCCTGGTCCCCCTCCCTCCCTGCTAGCTCAG ACCACTCCACCCCGGCCAGCCAATCCCCTCACTCCTCCAACCCCAGCAGCCTGCCCTCCTCCCCCCCCACCCATAACCACGGAGCTGCGTCCTTCTCCAACTTCGGGCCCATAGGCACTCCGGACAGCCGGGACCGGCGGGTGGTGGACCGATGGAAAGCCGAGAAACCGG GGACCGGCTTCGGCCTGGACTACCTCCCAGCTGCTGCCTCCGCCGCACCGCCCGACTCCAGCTGGCATCAGGCCGGCTCGGCGGGGAGCtcctggaccaatcaggagtcTCCCATGGAGGAGTCGTCCTCCACCGTGCTGCTGGACAGCCTGAAG TCCATCTGGTCCAGCTCCATGATGCAGCCCGGCCCGTCGGCGCTGgagcagctcctcctgcagcagaagcagaagcTGCAGCGAGGCCACGGCGCCATGAACCCGCCGCACTGA